One genomic segment of Mytilus trossulus isolate FHL-02 chromosome 4, PNRI_Mtr1.1.1.hap1, whole genome shotgun sequence includes these proteins:
- the LOC134716821 gene encoding uncharacterized protein LOC134716821, translated as MASSKSIQKGQIPINCQLCETEKVIRWKCIECNLLMCNNCRDIIHPKFKNANGHKIVDIQDVGLQNAEMEFTNIKCSDHAEQFSCLFCKKCDSLVCPTCVSKVHKKHANDLIEISEAYEMKIDILKKGQNQLENGKASITTEKDQLSRLKTTENSKHVKVRQDIFSHQKTLKTIIDNHFEQLERELDRTSKSVLQHIEHHLSLIVGSIEEVENKNGELKNYICITDASEFFKNIRKLEEKSFAVPTIQTTNTYDSIPKFIAGEIMQSNVGVLQSDVKPSTERRVNTVINKTFQTDLSVVTYLCPGSNKDMAMWIACDIDNKVNRVKLDGNKLKLLSCVKTEVYGMAILQSDDVLLSTGGSKLQQLNMSTGKLTETVYDVNPFLSTAIHITSGNKVVVGGYSEKLRRRAVFVMNANGKHETVYEHDQLNQPVFNYPKVITSTRNGNIHVADCHPSSDSGRVVVLGQGGDIINTYTGHAHINKEIQFRPVSIVTTPKDDVIVPDKDTHSLHILDHNGHLMAYHSDNNVILYPCTLAFTPTGHLYIGCGRTKGSTTKEAKIHEVTITEC; from the coding sequence ATGGCGTCTTCAAAGTCCATCCAAAAGGGACAAATACCTATTAATTGTCAACTGTGTGAAACTGAAAAGGTAATCAGATGGAAATGTATAGAATGTAATCTTTTAATGTGCAATAACTGCCGTGATATAATACATCCGAAGTTCAAAAATGCAAATGGTCATAAGATCGTAGACATTCAAGATGTTGGACTTCAAAATGCAGAGATGGAGTTTACTAACATTAAATGTAGTGACCATGCCGAACAATTTTCCTGTCTTTTCTGCAAGAAGTGTGACAGTCTTGTTTGCCCAACGTGTGTGTCAAAGGTTCATAAGAAACATGCAAACGATTTGATTGAAATTAGTGAAgcatatgaaatgaaaatagaCATATTAAAGAAAGGACAAAATCAATTAGAAAATGGCAAAGCAAGCATAACTACCGAAAAGGATCAGTTGAGCCGACTTAAAACAACAGAAAACTCAAAGCACGTGAAAGTTAGGCAAGATATTTTTTCTCACCAGAaaactttgaaaacaataattgaCAATCACTTTGAACAGTTAGAAAGGGAATTAGACAGGACTAGTAAAAGTGTTCTGCAACACATTGAACACCACCTTTCCTTAATAGTTGGGTCCATTGAAgaggttgaaaacaaaaacggTGAGCTCAAAAATTATATATGCATTACTGATGCTTCTGAATTTTTCAAGAATATCAGAAAGTTGGAAGAAAAGTCCTTTGCtgttcctacaatacaaaccaCAAACACTTACGATTCTATTCCTAAATTCATAGCAGGGGAGATCATGCAGTCTAATGTTGGAGTATTACAAAGTGATGTCAAACCATCAACGGAGCGACGTGTTAATACGGTTATTAATAAAACCTTTCAAACTGATCTATCAGTAGTAACATATCTATGTCCTGGTTCAAATAAGGATATGGCAATGTGGATAGCTTGTGATATCGACAACAAAGTGAATAGAGTTAAACTTGAtggaaataaattgaaattattatCATGTGTAAAGACAGAAGTGTATGGCATGGCAATACTTCAATCAGATGATGTCCTTTTGTCAACTGGTGGATCCAAACTACAGCAACTGAATATGTCCACTGGTAAACTTACTGAAACTGTTTATGATGTAAACCCTTTTCTTTCTACTGCCATTCACATTACAAGTGGAAATAAAGTAGTTGTGGGAGGTTATAGTGAGAAACTAAGAAGAAGAGCTGTGTTTGTGATGAATGCAAATGGAAAACACGAGACTGTGTACGAACATGACCAACTAAATCAACCTGTATTTAATTACCCAAAGGTTATAACAAGTACAAGAAATGGTAATATACATGTGGCAGATTGCCATCCTAGTAGTGATAGTGGCAGAGTGGTGGTGCTAGGACAGGGAGGGGATATAATCAATACATATACAGGACATGCCCATATAAACAAGGAAATACAATTCAGACCAGTCAGTATAGTGACAACACCAAAAGACGATGTCATAGTACCTGACAAGGATACACATTCATTACATATTCTTGACCATAATGGTCATCTAATGGCTTATCACAGTGATAACAATGTAATACTTTATCCCTGTACTCTTGCCTTCACACCAACAGGACATCTATATATAGGATGTGGCAGAACTAAAGGCAGTACAACAAAGGAAGCAAAGATACATGAAGTGACCATAACAGAGTGTTGA